The region ATGGGGTCGGTGGTGTCCAGCGGCTTGTTAATCATGCTGACCGCCCTTGGCTGGGTGCAGGGGTTGGGTTAGGACATCGCTGGACGACCACGTCCAAAACCCACCGGCTTTAATCCGGCGGGTGGGGTTTAGGCCCCCCGTCTTTGTCATGAGATAAGCGGGTAGAGCGAGCGGTTCATGGCCACGATATCTTCATGAGTCGGGTTGGCCCCCAGTTTGCCGAACAGTTCAGGCAGCCGATCGCGCTTTTGCGCCGCTTCACCTTTTACGGCGGCGGCCAGGCCTTTTTTCATGTTCTCCACATCGTAATCGCAGCAGTAGGCCGGTGTTGATGGCTGCTGCCGCCAGGACGCTTCAAGAGAACCCGCATCGACCGGATCGAACCCGGTGTCGTTCACCAACGTCATCACAATCTGTTTTAACGGGACGTTATCGCCCGCGACGGCAACCGCCAAACGCGATGGTGAGCCTTTTGACGCTCCGAGCTCCGCAAGCGAGTAGGCAAGAATATTGTTGAATGCCTTGATCACCGGGCGTTCGAGCTGTTGTGATACCCAAAGACTTTCAGGCATGCCGTTATCGATTTCCGGAATACGGGGGTCGCGCAAGCCGGGATAATAGTTGCTGGTATCAATCAGCGGTACCCTATCGGGTACCCCATCAAAGAGATCCTTTGGCAGCGACGTCAGTGCAGGCAGCGGGATCGACACAATGATCGCATCCGCTCCCTTCACCGCACCATAGACATCCGCCGCAGTGACCCCGATTTCATCGGCAAAGTTCTGGACGCCCTGAATGCCTTTGGAATTCGCTACGCGTACGTGATGGCCCGCAGCTTTAAGCTTGCGAGCCAGCGTACCGCCGATATTGCCCGTGCCGATGATGCCAATTTCCATGTTTTTTGCCTCTCTAAAATTAGGGGATTGAGCGTGTGGCCACTTTATGGTGTACATGCTAATCTTGCAAGAACACACCAAAAAGTAAGTAACACCCAAAAAGGTAAGCATGAAAAAAGAACGCGTCTGGAATTGCGAGGATCCCCAACGCCGGCTGGCCTGGGCAGCGGCGACCACCGAGGCTTTGCGGGTGCTGGAGGGCAAGTGGAAAATCATCATCATCTGCCAGCTGTTTGCGGCCAAAGGCCCGCTACGTTTTTCGGATCTGGAACGGTTGGTGGAAGGCGTCAATCAAAAGATGCTGATTCAACAGCTTAGGCAACTGGAAAAAGATGGCATCGTCACGCGCACGGTTTATCCGCAAGTGCCGCCCAGGGTGGAATATGCGCTAAGCGCCATGGGTATTGCGTTGGGGCCTGCGATGGAGGCGCTTATCGACTGGGCTGAGGAGAAGCAGCGGATCATGGATGAAGCCTCTCGGGCAATGTGATGGACTTTTGGCGTCCAGGGGAATTCATTTCCCACAACCCAAAAAAGGATGCTCCGTTTTATTGGGGCGGCCTGGTTTTCTGCACGATCGACAACACCGTTTCCGACGCAGCGCGCCAGGGATTAAGCGCCTGCATTTTGGCCAGAACTTCCAGCCCCTGGAGGGTTAAATGCTCAGAAGAGGCCATAACGTTACCCAGATCGCCCAGGGCGATGGCGGCGTTATGGTTCGCATATTCAGCACAGTCTTTCAACCCGCCGAGTACCAGCCGGCGAGCAACCTCATCCGCCATGCCTTTCTCGGCAAGCCAGCATTGCAAGCCTTCGGCGAAGAAGTAGAACCACCCGTTCATGCAAAGGCTTACCGTCGCCAAATCAAAGTCCGATTCGTCGGGCAGCAGGGTCAGTTGGCCCAATAGGGAAAACAGGTCCTGAACCTCTTTGTCAGCGGTCGTCAGGATCACGCTCGATTTGTTGATTTCAGCGGCGAAAGTCAGCATCGCTCTGACGCAGTCTGCGTGCCTGAACAGATCTCGCAGGCTCTGAGAGTGAACCCCCGGGACCAGAGAAACCAGCGTTTGCGCACTGCGCAGCTGCACCTGGTTTGCGATTTCATTCATAGCCTGGCAGTCCACACCGGTAATAATAACGTCAACCTCATCGATGACATCCTGGTAATTATCCAGAGTCCAACAGGGAAGCTCTCTCCAGCCTGCGCGCCCGTTCATTGTTGCCAGAGACGAGAAATACCTGTGCCTCGGGAACGGCGAGAAATATTCCTCTGGCCAGTTTTTCGGTCAGCTCGTCAACGTCCAGAATACCCACTCTTTTCATTGATTCTCCGGTGATGAGTCTCTGTTCCGTAGCCGCATTTAGGGTGCGGAGACGTCACGACAGTGCTATTACCGCAGGTGTTGCGGACGAGGATTGTGGGCATTCATTGCGTCATTGCACTGGCTTCGGGAGGCTGCCAACCGCCTCCGAGCGCCCTGAACGCGGCGACTGCCGCGCGCGCCGATTCCGTTTGGGCCTGCGCTCTGGTGTCGGAGGCCTGCAGCAGGGCTTCATCGTTGCGCAGGACGTCAATCAGGCTGGCTGTCCCTTGCCGGTAGGCAACGAAAGACGATTGCCTGGCGCTGGCCAGGGCCGTTTCACCCCCGGTCAGTATTGCCGTTTGCGTTTCACGATTGATCAGTGCGGAGAAGGCGTTTTCGACGTCTTCGGTGGCGCGTAACACCGACAGGCGGTAAGCTGCGAGCGCTTCGGCTTCCTGGCCTTTCGCCTGATCGATCTGCGCGTTGATGCGTCCGAAATCAAAGAGCCGCCAACGCAGCCCCAGTACGCCTGCCGATTGGTTGGCGCCGCTGGAGAACAGGTTGCTGCTCGCCACCGCCGTCGCGCTGCCGAGTAATGCGCTGAGCGAAAACTTCGGATAGTACTCGCTGACGGCCACCCCGATACGCGCGCTGGACGCGGCAAGATGGCGTTCGGCCACGATAATGTCGGGTCGACGGCGCAGCAGATCGGCGGGAGTGCCCGTAGAGGCGATCTGCGGGGCCTGCGGGATGGCGCCCGGCGCGGTCAGTTGGGCGCGATGAGTGCCGGGCGGGGTGCCGAGCATGACGTCCAGCGCGTTCATCGCGGCGTCGAGCCCGGTCTGGAGAACCGGCACCGTTGCCTGAACCTGCGCAAGGGCTCCTTCGGTCTGGCGGACCTGGTATTCAGCGGCCAGCCCTTTACTGTGGAGTAGCCGCACTTTTTCCAGCAGCCCCTGCTGCGTGCCGATCTGCTTGTTTGCGATAGCCAGC is a window of Serratia plymuthica DNA encoding:
- a CDS encoding NADPH-dependent F420 reductase — encoded protein: MYTIKWPHAQSPNFREAKNMEIGIIGTGNIGGTLARKLKAAGHHVRVANSKGIQGVQNFADEIGVTAADVYGAVKGADAIIVSIPLPALTSLPKDLFDGVPDRVPLIDTSNYYPGLRDPRIPEIDNGMPESLWVSQQLERPVIKAFNNILAYSLAELGASKGSPSRLAVAVAGDNVPLKQIVMTLVNDTGFDPVDAGSLEASWRQQPSTPAYCCDYDVENMKKGLAAAVKGEAAQKRDRLPELFGKLGANPTHEDIVAMNRSLYPLIS
- a CDS encoding winged helix-turn-helix transcriptional regulator; its protein translation is MKKERVWNCEDPQRRLAWAAATTEALRVLEGKWKIIIICQLFAAKGPLRFSDLERLVEGVNQKMLIQQLRQLEKDGIVTRTVYPQVPPRVEYALSAMGIALGPAMEALIDWAEEKQRIMDEASRAM
- a CDS encoding pyrroline-5-carboxylate reductase, which produces MNEIANQVQLRSAQTLVSLVPGVHSQSLRDLFRHADCVRAMLTFAAEINKSSVILTTADKEVQDLFSLLGQLTLLPDESDFDLATVSLCMNGWFYFFAEGLQCWLAEKGMADEVARRLVLGGLKDCAEYANHNAAIALGDLGNVMASSEHLTLQGLEVLAKMQALNPWRAASETVLSIVQKTRPPQ
- a CDS encoding efflux transporter outer membrane subunit, translating into MFPLRTLALVVSTVLLTGCAVGPDYHRPDAPLSDRYQAQSAVQQRNAARPASFAVWWEGFDDPLLSDLVSSALAQNLDLAQATARMAQARAGLGAATAALLPSGNISGQATRAYQSAETPQGQILSSTPDYNRYGNAYEADLNASWEIDIFGGLRRGRQAALADYQASEAGVAATRLAVAAQTADIYITLRGLQTRLAIANKQIGTQQGLLEKVRLLHSKGLAAEYQVRQTEGALAQVQATVPVLQTGLDAAMNALDVMLGTPPGTHRAQLTAPGAIPQAPQIASTGTPADLLRRRPDIIVAERHLAASSARIGVAVSEYYPKFSLSALLGSATAVASSNLFSSGANQSAGVLGLRWRLFDFGRINAQIDQAKGQEAEALAAYRLSVLRATEDVENAFSALINRETQTAILTGGETALASARQSSFVAYRQGTASLIDVLRNDEALLQASDTRAQAQTESARAAVAAFRALGGGWQPPEASAMTQ